A genomic segment from Nocardiopsis sp. Huas11 encodes:
- a CDS encoding sigma-70 family RNA polymerase sigma factor codes for MTDAGARGGVTAQRPGTHGESDSTARDSGLNHLGSLAVRGDDGAMDSLLREVRPMVVRYCRARLARVSGLAHYSDDVAQEVCIALLTAIPRYQDRGRPFASFVFGIAAHKVADTLRVAGRVETVPTDSVPERADDGPGPEESAVRVIEAQRARELLDELPEQQRRLLIMRVIAGLTADETGHVLGMSAGAVRVAQHRAIARLRQVAVANRLFT; via the coding sequence GTGACGGATGCAGGCGCCCGGGGGGGCGTTACCGCGCAGCGGCCAGGTACGCACGGGGAGTCGGACTCCACTGCGCGTGACTCGGGGTTGAACCACCTCGGATCGCTCGCGGTTCGAGGGGACGACGGTGCCATGGACTCGCTCCTGAGGGAGGTCCGGCCCATGGTCGTCCGCTACTGCCGCGCGCGGCTGGCGAGGGTCTCCGGGCTCGCGCACTACTCCGACGACGTCGCGCAGGAAGTGTGCATCGCCCTGCTCACGGCGATACCGCGCTACCAGGACCGGGGGCGCCCCTTCGCCTCCTTCGTCTTCGGGATCGCCGCCCACAAGGTCGCCGACACCCTGCGCGTGGCCGGGCGGGTGGAGACGGTGCCCACGGATTCCGTGCCCGAGCGGGCCGACGACGGCCCCGGGCCGGAGGAGTCGGCCGTGCGCGTCATCGAGGCGCAGCGGGCCAGGGAACTCCTGGACGAACTACCGGAACAGCAACGCAGGCTCCTGATCATGCGAGTGATCGCGGGCCTGACAGCGGATGAGACGGGACATGTACTTGGAATGTCGGCGGGCGCGGTACGGGTTGCCCAGCACCGAGCTATTGCTCGGCTTCGGCAGGTGGCCGTGGCGAACCGCCTCTTCACCTGA
- a CDS encoding VOC family protein has protein sequence MLRGLTTISLWADDVAEAARWYAEVLGAEPYFERPGPGGATAYAEFRVGDHQHELGIIDRRFAPPNGHSGPGGVVVYWHVDDVEAAVERLLALGATEYEPVTVRGEGFVTASVTDPFGNVLGVMYNQHYLDMLAGS, from the coding sequence ATGCTGCGAGGACTCACCACCATCAGCCTGTGGGCGGACGACGTCGCCGAGGCCGCGCGCTGGTACGCCGAGGTCCTGGGAGCCGAACCGTACTTCGAGCGGCCCGGTCCCGGCGGTGCCACCGCCTACGCCGAGTTCCGCGTGGGCGACCACCAGCACGAGCTGGGCATCATCGACCGGCGCTTCGCGCCCCCGAACGGGCACTCCGGCCCGGGCGGAGTGGTCGTGTACTGGCACGTCGACGACGTCGAGGCGGCCGTCGAGCGACTGCTGGCCCTGGGGGCGACGGAGTACGAGCCCGTGACCGTCCGGGGCGAGGGGTTCGTCACCGCCTCGGTCACCGACCCCTTCGGCAACGTCCTGGGCGTGATGTACAACCAGCACTACCTGGACATGCTCGCCGGGAGCTGA
- a CDS encoding HAD family phosphatase encodes MTRLHVFDMDGTLLRGTTASLEIARLLRCEEELLELEARFRRQEVDTRGFARGVHRLWSALTQEHVATAFERSPFLAGIREVCEDIRARGEYSMVVSMSPDFYARLLLRFGFDEVVASRFPPLPFASPIVADHILTPQDKVDIVERARRDRGLAADACVAYGDSLSDAPLFRHLTATVAVNGDEQITGLAAAHYSGASLVDAYALARASLSPDTVPPAPAPAPAPPRSTSRHP; translated from the coding sequence ATGACCCGCCTGCACGTCTTCGACATGGACGGCACCCTGCTGAGGGGAACGACCGCGAGCCTGGAGATCGCTCGTCTACTGCGCTGTGAGGAGGAGCTGCTGGAGCTGGAGGCGCGCTTCCGGCGCCAGGAGGTCGACACGCGTGGCTTCGCGCGCGGCGTCCACCGGCTCTGGAGCGCGCTCACGCAGGAGCACGTCGCCACGGCCTTCGAGCGGAGCCCCTTCCTCGCCGGCATCCGCGAGGTCTGCGAGGACATCCGGGCGCGCGGGGAGTACTCGATGGTCGTGAGCATGTCCCCGGACTTCTACGCGCGCCTGCTGCTCCGGTTCGGCTTCGACGAGGTGGTCGCCTCGCGCTTCCCCCCGCTGCCGTTCGCCTCCCCCATCGTGGCCGACCACATCCTCACCCCGCAGGACAAGGTGGACATCGTTGAACGCGCCCGCCGCGACCGGGGCCTGGCGGCCGACGCGTGCGTGGCCTACGGGGACTCCCTGTCGGACGCCCCGCTCTTTCGCCACCTGACCGCCACGGTGGCGGTGAACGGCGACGAGCAGATCACCGGTCTGGCCGCCGCCCACTACTCCGGCGCGAGCCTGGTGGACGCCTACGCCCTGGCCCGCGCGTCGCTGTCCCCGGACACGGTCCCGCCGGCGCCGGCTCCGGCTCCGGCGCCCCCGCGGAGCACGTCCCGGCACCCGTAG
- the guaB gene encoding IMP dehydrogenase has translation MGQEYSDYGDKLLPPGLTYDDVLLVPAYSDLQPGEVNTATRLSRNISLRIPLLSAAMDTVTEARMAVAMARNGGAGVLHRNLSAEEQAAQIDLVKRSEAGMVTDPVTCHPEDDLAEVERLCSHYRISGVPVTDAQGRLVGIVTNRDMRFEQDRARLVRDVMTTENLVTAPVGVSREQAFELLRKHKVEKLPLIDGDRRLRGLITVKDFIKSEQFPDATKDADGRLVVGGAVGVGTEAEERAKLLVEAGVDFLVVDTAHGHSAGLADMIAKLKANSRADIVAGNVATRVGAQLLVDAGADAVKVGVGPGSICTTRVVAGVGAPQLTAILEASRACGPADVPLIADGGLQYSGEIAKAIVAGASTVMLGSLLAGVEESPGELIFINGKQFKAYRGMGSLGAMRGRSYSKDRYAQADVSSEDKLVPEGIEGQVPFRGPLSAVAHQLVGGLHQSMWYAGARTVDDLRERGQLMRITSAGLRESHPHDITMTVEAPNYNAR, from the coding sequence ATGGGCCAGGAGTACAGCGACTACGGGGACAAGCTGCTCCCGCCGGGACTGACCTACGACGACGTCCTGCTGGTGCCGGCCTACTCCGACCTCCAGCCCGGCGAGGTGAACACCGCCACCCGGCTGTCCCGCAACATCTCCCTGCGCATCCCCCTGCTGTCCGCGGCGATGGACACCGTCACCGAGGCCCGGATGGCCGTGGCCATGGCCCGCAACGGCGGCGCGGGCGTACTGCACCGCAACCTCTCCGCCGAGGAGCAGGCCGCGCAGATCGACCTGGTTAAGCGCTCCGAGGCCGGCATGGTCACCGACCCGGTCACCTGCCACCCCGAGGACGACCTCGCCGAGGTCGAGCGCCTGTGCTCGCACTACCGCATCTCCGGCGTCCCGGTCACCGATGCCCAGGGCCGCCTGGTCGGCATCGTGACCAACCGCGACATGCGCTTCGAGCAGGACCGCGCCCGCCTGGTCCGCGACGTCATGACCACCGAGAACCTGGTCACCGCGCCCGTCGGCGTCAGCCGTGAGCAGGCCTTCGAGCTGCTGCGCAAGCACAAGGTCGAGAAACTCCCCCTCATCGACGGCGACCGCCGCCTGCGCGGACTCATCACCGTCAAGGACTTCATCAAGAGCGAGCAGTTCCCCGACGCCACCAAGGACGCCGACGGCCGCCTCGTGGTCGGCGGCGCGGTGGGCGTGGGCACCGAGGCCGAGGAGCGCGCCAAGCTGCTGGTCGAGGCCGGGGTCGACTTCCTCGTCGTGGACACCGCGCACGGCCACTCCGCGGGCCTGGCCGACATGATCGCCAAGCTCAAGGCCAACTCCCGCGCCGACATCGTCGCGGGCAACGTCGCCACCCGCGTCGGCGCGCAGCTGCTCGTCGACGCCGGCGCCGACGCCGTCAAGGTGGGCGTGGGCCCGGGCTCCATCTGCACCACCCGCGTGGTCGCCGGAGTGGGCGCGCCCCAGCTCACCGCCATCCTGGAGGCGAGCAGGGCCTGCGGACCGGCGGACGTGCCGCTCATCGCCGACGGCGGCCTGCAGTACTCCGGTGAGATCGCCAAGGCCATCGTCGCCGGCGCCAGCACCGTCATGCTCGGCAGCCTGCTCGCGGGTGTCGAGGAGAGCCCCGGCGAGCTGATCTTCATCAACGGCAAGCAGTTCAAGGCCTACCGGGGCATGGGGTCCCTGGGCGCCATGCGCGGCCGCTCCTACTCCAAGGACCGCTACGCGCAGGCCGACGTCTCCTCCGAGGACAAGCTCGTCCCCGAGGGCATCGAGGGCCAGGTGCCCTTCCGCGGCCCGCTCTCGGCGGTCGCCCACCAGCTGGTCGGCGGCCTGCACCAGTCCATGTGGTACGCCGGTGCGCGCACGGTCGACGACCTGCGCGAGCGCGGCCAGCTGATGCGCATCACCAGCGCCGGGCTGCGGGAGAGCCACCCGCACGACATCACGATGACCGTCGAGGCGCCCAACTACAACGCCCGCTAG
- a CDS encoding ABC transporter ATP-binding protein, which translates to MTKRAAEHARTGPGAGPIEGDARGPVLDLEDVSKVFRGGNTAVEDLTLRLTPGVVGLLGPNGAGKSTLMRVMATVTRPTSGRVLLDGVDIATRPRAMRAVLGYLPQDFGVYPRLTSREFLGYLAAAKGLPARAARARIDELLALVNLTAAVKRPLGGYSGGMLRRIGIAQALLADPRVLIADEPTAGLDPEERARFRNLLTELSRDRIVVLSTHIVSDVESVATDLAVVSAGRLLRHGPPDALLQEAAGQVWEAVVSADTAAGLQAHHRVSRMVRTGDGVRVRLVSRDCPLPEAVGVPPDLEDLYLLVVPPSRTSAVASQGVFGGPSR; encoded by the coding sequence ATGACGAAGCGAGCGGCGGAACACGCGCGGACGGGCCCCGGAGCCGGTCCCATCGAAGGGGACGCCCGCGGGCCGGTCCTGGACCTGGAGGACGTGAGCAAGGTCTTCCGGGGCGGGAACACCGCGGTCGAGGACCTCACCCTGCGGCTGACCCCCGGTGTGGTCGGCCTCCTCGGACCCAACGGCGCGGGCAAGTCCACGCTGATGCGCGTCATGGCCACGGTCACCCGGCCGACCTCCGGCCGGGTGCTGTTGGACGGCGTCGACATCGCGACGCGCCCCCGGGCGATGCGGGCCGTCCTGGGCTACCTGCCGCAGGACTTCGGCGTCTACCCGCGCCTGACCTCACGGGAGTTCCTGGGCTACCTCGCCGCGGCCAAGGGCCTGCCGGCGCGTGCGGCGCGGGCCCGGATCGACGAGCTCCTCGCACTGGTCAACCTCACCGCCGCGGTGAAGCGGCCGCTGGGCGGATACTCGGGCGGCATGCTGCGCCGCATCGGGATCGCCCAGGCGCTGCTGGCCGACCCGCGCGTGCTCATCGCCGACGAGCCCACCGCGGGCCTGGACCCCGAGGAGCGGGCGCGGTTCCGCAACCTCCTCACAGAGCTGTCCCGGGACCGGATCGTCGTGCTGTCCACGCACATCGTCTCCGACGTCGAGTCCGTGGCGACCGACCTGGCCGTGGTCTCGGCGGGCCGCCTCCTGCGGCACGGCCCTCCCGACGCCCTGCTCCAGGAGGCGGCCGGGCAGGTGTGGGAGGCGGTCGTGTCCGCCGACACGGCGGCCGGACTCCAGGCGCACCACCGGGTGAGCCGCATGGTGCGCACCGGCGACGGGGTCCGGGTCCGGTTGGTCTCCCGGGACTGCCCGCTGCCCGAGGCCGTCGGCGTGCCGCCCGACCTGGAGGACCTCTACCTTCTCGTCGTCCCGCCGTCCCGCACCTCCGCGGTCGCGTCCCAGGGAGTGTTCGGAGGGCCGTCGCGGTGA
- a CDS encoding zinc-binding dehydrogenase yields MFAITAARISPDDPVSGLEAGERPEPEPREGWAVVDVRAASLNHHDLWSLRGVGLDEKSLPRILGSDAAGVDEDGNEVILHSVIGDLVAGGGNETLDPRRSLLSEVHEGTFAEKVLVPRRNLLPKPPELSFEEAACLPTAWLTAYSMLFGKADLRPGSTILVQGAGGGVAAALIRLAAQAGHRVYATSRSEAKRDRAVALGAHAAVPTGERLPERVDAVFDSVGQATWAHSVRSLKPGGAIITCGATSGDAPSAELTRVFFLQLRVLGSTMGSRAELATLTEMCVRTGLRPDIDRVLPLDRAREGFQAMADGDLFGKIVFTV; encoded by the coding sequence ATGTTCGCTATCACCGCAGCACGCATCAGCCCCGACGACCCCGTCTCCGGTCTGGAGGCGGGCGAGCGCCCCGAGCCCGAGCCGCGCGAGGGGTGGGCCGTGGTCGACGTCCGCGCCGCCTCGCTCAACCACCACGACCTGTGGAGCCTGCGCGGCGTCGGCCTCGACGAGAAGAGCCTGCCGCGGATCCTCGGCAGCGACGCCGCCGGCGTCGACGAGGACGGCAACGAGGTCATCCTGCACAGCGTCATCGGCGACCTCGTCGCCGGGGGCGGGAACGAGACCCTCGACCCGCGCCGCTCGCTGCTGTCGGAGGTGCACGAGGGCACCTTCGCGGAGAAGGTCCTGGTGCCCCGGCGCAACCTGCTGCCCAAGCCCCCGGAGCTGTCCTTCGAGGAGGCCGCCTGCCTGCCGACGGCGTGGCTGACCGCGTACAGCATGCTCTTCGGCAAGGCCGACCTGCGGCCCGGCTCGACCATCCTCGTGCAGGGCGCGGGCGGCGGCGTGGCGGCGGCGCTGATCCGCCTGGCCGCGCAGGCCGGGCACCGGGTCTACGCGACCAGCCGCAGCGAGGCCAAGCGCGACCGCGCCGTGGCGCTGGGCGCGCACGCGGCGGTGCCCACGGGTGAGCGTCTGCCGGAGCGGGTCGACGCCGTCTTCGACTCGGTCGGCCAGGCCACCTGGGCGCACTCGGTGCGCTCGCTCAAGCCCGGCGGGGCGATCATCACCTGCGGCGCGACCAGTGGTGACGCGCCCTCGGCCGAGCTCACCCGCGTGTTCTTCCTCCAGCTGCGGGTGCTCGGGTCCACGATGGGCTCGCGTGCGGAGCTGGCCACGCTCACCGAGATGTGCGTGCGCACCGGGCTGCGTCCCGACATCGACCGGGTGCTCCCGCTCGACCGTGCCCGTGAGGGCTTCCAGGCGATGGCCGACGGCGACCTGTTCGGCAAGATCGTCTTCACTGTCTGA
- a CDS encoding class I SAM-dependent methyltransferase: protein MHLPAFEALLTDAGGELLADVDPEAAAADRLAAASRLRRDPRLAALDPALPVSDLVNAALHQVLLRRRGRAKFGERAERMYFTPDGLEQSTRHVVAAYRAERTAAVAGAVLDGGTAGDLCCGVGADLLALAERGVPVEGVDADPLTVAVARANMAALGLEGLARVRQGDATEVAPGAYPLLFCDPARRGGRGRVFDPAAYSPPWDVAVRLAEGSGAACLKAAPGLPHEAIPASASAEWISVDAELKEAALWFGAAAEGPRRRATVLRERKGTDPRAAPGGGDGGRGDGWARLDEEPGLGPAPVAPARRYLYDPDPAVVRSHLVAEAAARVDGALLDERIAYFTAERAVLSPLWRVLEVVEVMPFSLKRLRSALRALGAGTVTVMKRGSAVDTEKLRRDLRASGPEAVTVALTRVGERPVALLCREVAHAPPDTATP, encoded by the coding sequence ATGCACCTGCCCGCCTTCGAGGCCCTGCTGACCGACGCGGGCGGGGAGCTGCTGGCGGACGTGGACCCGGAGGCAGCCGCCGCGGACCGGCTGGCGGCGGCGTCCCGGCTGCGCCGTGACCCGCGGCTGGCCGCGCTCGATCCCGCCCTACCCGTTTCCGATCTGGTCAACGCGGCTTTGCACCAAGTCCTGCTGCGCAGGCGCGGCCGGGCCAAGTTCGGCGAGCGCGCCGAGCGGATGTACTTCACCCCGGACGGCCTGGAGCAGTCGACGCGGCACGTCGTGGCGGCCTACCGCGCCGAACGCACGGCCGCCGTCGCCGGCGCCGTCCTGGACGGGGGCACGGCGGGCGACCTGTGCTGCGGCGTGGGCGCGGACCTGCTCGCGCTGGCCGAGCGGGGCGTCCCCGTCGAGGGCGTGGACGCCGACCCCCTGACCGTGGCGGTCGCGCGCGCCAACATGGCCGCGCTGGGGCTGGAGGGCCTGGCGCGGGTGCGCCAGGGGGACGCGACCGAGGTCGCCCCCGGCGCCTACCCGCTGCTCTTTTGCGATCCCGCCCGGCGCGGGGGGCGCGGCCGGGTGTTCGACCCGGCGGCCTACTCCCCTCCGTGGGACGTGGCGGTGCGCCTGGCCGAGGGGTCCGGTGCCGCCTGCCTGAAGGCCGCGCCCGGCCTGCCGCACGAGGCGATCCCCGCGAGCGCGTCCGCCGAGTGGATCTCGGTGGACGCGGAGCTGAAGGAGGCGGCGCTGTGGTTCGGCGCCGCGGCCGAGGGACCGCGCCGCCGCGCGACCGTGCTGCGCGAGCGCAAGGGCACGGACCCGCGCGCGGCGCCCGGAGGGGGCGACGGCGGGCGAGGGGACGGGTGGGCGCGACTGGACGAGGAGCCCGGCCTGGGCCCCGCGCCCGTGGCGCCGGCCCGGCGGTACCTGTACGACCCGGACCCGGCGGTGGTGCGCTCGCACCTGGTCGCGGAGGCGGCGGCCCGGGTGGACGGCGCGCTGCTGGACGAGCGGATCGCCTACTTCACGGCCGAGCGGGCCGTGCTCTCGCCGCTGTGGCGGGTGCTGGAGGTGGTCGAGGTGATGCCGTTCTCGCTCAAGCGCCTGCGGTCGGCACTGCGCGCGCTGGGCGCCGGGACGGTCACGGTCATGAAGCGGGGTTCGGCCGTCGACACCGAGAAGCTGCGCCGGGACCTGCGGGCGTCGGGGCCGGAGGCGGTCACGGTGGCGCTGACGCGCGTCGGCGAGCGACCCGTGGCCCTGCTGTGCCGCGAGGTGGCGCACGCGCCCCCGGACACCGCGACGCCCTGA
- a CDS encoding glycosyltransferase family 4 protein: MREAIDELVPYAALDDQADRARRRLIDHRRAIGPLPELPERKPGELPPVPGRVLHFVTNALPNTQAGYTVRTHRIVLAQRDAGMEPHVVTFPGWPGPEDGDTAALREVDGIPYHRLRPGERFGLGLQERVDVAISEATALARRLRPAVLHAASDHKNATVALHVGRALGIPVVYELRGFLEETWLSHEGASSRRGSERHRLLVERESSVLRAADAVVTLADTMRSEIIERGVAPERIVMAPNAVDERLLHERPDGASFRESFGIAPHECVVGSVSSLTHYEGFETLIEAAGLLRDRGSEVRILLVGDGPARPDLLDLAERRGLGDGCLLPGRVDPDEALRAQAALDVMVVPRIDARVTRLVTPLKPVEAMALGVPVIASDLPALRELVDNGRAGTLIPPGDPVALADAVMSLDKNVELREACVLAGREEVGSRRTWGHNADVYRALYGRLGALS; the protein is encoded by the coding sequence GTGCGGGAAGCCATCGACGAACTCGTCCCCTACGCCGCCTTGGACGACCAGGCCGATCGGGCGCGCCGCCGTTTGATCGACCACCGAAGGGCGATCGGTCCGCTGCCGGAGCTGCCCGAGCGCAAGCCGGGAGAACTTCCGCCGGTTCCCGGACGAGTCCTGCACTTCGTGACGAACGCGTTGCCCAACACGCAGGCGGGCTACACCGTCCGCACACACAGGATCGTTCTCGCCCAGCGTGACGCCGGGATGGAGCCCCACGTCGTGACCTTTCCGGGTTGGCCCGGGCCCGAGGACGGGGACACTGCGGCACTGCGCGAAGTCGACGGGATCCCCTACCACCGGCTCCGCCCCGGAGAACGATTCGGCCTGGGACTGCAGGAACGGGTCGATGTCGCGATCAGCGAGGCCACGGCCTTGGCCCGGCGACTCCGGCCGGCGGTGCTCCACGCCGCCAGCGACCACAAGAACGCCACTGTCGCCCTGCACGTCGGACGCGCACTCGGCATCCCTGTCGTGTACGAACTGCGCGGCTTCCTGGAGGAGACCTGGCTGTCCCATGAGGGGGCGTCCTCCCGCCGTGGGAGTGAGCGCCACCGTCTGCTCGTCGAACGGGAGAGCTCGGTGCTCCGGGCAGCGGACGCCGTGGTGACCCTGGCGGACACGATGAGGTCGGAGATCATCGAGCGCGGTGTGGCGCCCGAACGTATCGTCATGGCGCCGAACGCCGTGGACGAGCGGCTTCTGCACGAACGGCCCGACGGGGCGTCCTTCCGGGAGTCCTTCGGTATCGCGCCGCACGAGTGCGTGGTGGGCTCGGTGTCGAGCCTGACGCACTACGAAGGGTTCGAAACCCTGATCGAGGCCGCGGGCCTGCTGCGGGACAGGGGCAGCGAAGTACGGATCCTCCTGGTCGGGGACGGGCCGGCGCGACCGGACCTGCTCGACCTCGCCGAGCGCCGCGGCCTCGGTGACGGGTGCCTGCTCCCGGGGCGGGTGGACCCCGACGAGGCACTGCGTGCTCAGGCCGCACTGGACGTCATGGTCGTGCCTCGCATCGACGCACGCGTCACCCGCCTGGTCACACCGCTCAAGCCGGTCGAGGCGATGGCGCTGGGCGTACCCGTGATCGCGAGCGACCTGCCCGCGCTACGCGAGCTCGTCGACAACGGTCGGGCAGGGACCCTGATCCCCCCGGGGGACCCCGTCGCGCTGGCCGACGCCGTCATGTCGCTGGACAAGAACGTCGAGTTGCGTGAGGCGTGCGTACTGGCCGGGCGCGAGGAAGTCGGGTCCCGCCGCACCTGGGGCCACAACGCGGACGTCTACCGTGCGCTCTACGGCCGCCTCGGCGCGCTTTCCTGA
- the groL gene encoding chaperonin GroEL (60 kDa chaperone family; promotes refolding of misfolded polypeptides especially under stressful conditions; forms two stacked rings of heptamers to form a barrel-shaped 14mer; ends can be capped by GroES; misfolded proteins enter the barrel where they are refolded when GroES binds), with product MPKILEFEDDARRALERGVDRLANAVKVTLGPRGRNVVIDKKFGAPTITNDGVTVAREIELDEPYENLGAQLVKEVATKTNDAAGDGTTTATVLAQALVREGLRSVAAGASPMSLKRGIDLAAERVAEILLERARPVEERGDIAYVATNSAQDEQIGDLIAEAFDKVGKDGVITVEESPTFDLSLDFTEGLQFDKGYVSPYFVTDGDRQEAVLEDAQILISQSKIGNLNELLPLLEKVVQETKKPLLIIAEDIEGDALGALVLNKMRGTLNVAAVKAPGFGERRKAMLQDIAVVTGGQVISEEVGLTLENAGLEALGSARRITVTKDATTIVDGSGAQSEVEDRIRQIRKEIEASDSDWDREKLQERLAKLAGGVSVLRVGAATEVELKEKKHRLEDAISATRAAIEEGIVAGGGASLVHASTALGDLGLTGDEATGVAIVRRALVEPARWIAENAGAQGYVVTHRVSEMEVGHGYNAATGVYGDLTAEGIIDPVKVSRSAVQNAASIAGMLLTTEVLVADKPEDEADDGHGHGH from the coding sequence ATGCCGAAGATCCTGGAGTTCGAGGACGACGCTCGCCGCGCCCTCGAGCGGGGCGTCGACCGTCTCGCCAACGCGGTCAAGGTCACGCTCGGCCCGCGCGGACGCAACGTCGTCATCGACAAGAAGTTCGGTGCGCCCACCATCACGAACGACGGCGTGACCGTCGCCCGTGAGATCGAGCTGGACGAGCCCTACGAGAACCTGGGCGCCCAGCTGGTCAAGGAGGTCGCCACCAAGACCAACGACGCCGCGGGCGACGGCACCACCACCGCCACCGTCCTGGCCCAGGCGCTCGTGCGCGAGGGCCTGCGCAGCGTCGCCGCCGGCGCCTCGCCGATGTCCCTCAAGCGCGGCATCGACCTGGCCGCCGAGCGGGTCGCCGAGATCCTGCTGGAGCGGGCCCGCCCCGTCGAGGAGCGCGGGGACATCGCCTACGTGGCGACCAACTCCGCTCAGGACGAGCAGATCGGCGACCTCATCGCCGAGGCCTTCGACAAGGTCGGCAAGGACGGCGTCATCACGGTCGAGGAGTCCCCGACCTTCGACCTGTCGCTGGACTTCACCGAGGGCCTGCAGTTCGACAAGGGCTACGTCTCGCCCTACTTCGTCACCGACGGCGACCGCCAGGAGGCGGTGCTGGAGGACGCTCAGATCCTCATCAGCCAGAGCAAGATCGGGAACCTGAACGAGCTGCTCCCGCTGCTGGAGAAGGTCGTCCAGGAGACCAAGAAGCCGCTGCTGATCATCGCCGAGGACATCGAGGGCGACGCCCTGGGCGCCCTGGTGCTGAACAAGATGCGCGGCACGCTCAACGTCGCCGCGGTCAAGGCGCCCGGCTTCGGCGAGCGCCGCAAGGCCATGCTCCAGGACATCGCCGTCGTCACCGGCGGCCAGGTCATCTCCGAGGAGGTCGGCCTGACCCTGGAGAACGCCGGTCTGGAGGCCCTGGGCAGCGCCCGTCGCATCACGGTCACCAAGGACGCCACCACCATCGTGGACGGCTCCGGTGCCCAGAGCGAGGTCGAGGACCGCATCCGCCAGATCCGCAAGGAGATCGAGGCGAGCGACTCCGACTGGGACCGCGAGAAGCTCCAGGAGCGCCTGGCCAAGCTCGCGGGCGGCGTCTCGGTGCTGCGCGTGGGCGCGGCCACCGAGGTCGAGCTCAAGGAGAAGAAGCACCGCCTGGAGGACGCCATCTCGGCGACCCGCGCGGCCATCGAGGAGGGCATCGTCGCCGGTGGCGGCGCCTCCCTGGTGCACGCTTCCACCGCTCTGGGCGACCTCGGCCTGACCGGCGACGAGGCCACCGGTGTGGCCATTGTCCGCCGCGCGCTGGTCGAGCCCGCCCGCTGGATCGCGGAGAACGCCGGCGCTCAGGGCTACGTGGTGACCCACCGCGTGTCCGAGATGGAGGTCGGCCACGGCTACAACGCCGCGACCGGCGTCTACGGCGACCTGACCGCCGAGGGCATCATCGACCCCGTCAAGGTGTCGCGCTCCGCCGTGCAGAACGCCGCGTCCATCGCCGGCATGCTGCTGACCACCGAGGTGCTGGTCGCGGACAAGCCCGAGGACGAGGCCGACGACGGCCACGGGCACGGCCACTAG
- the groES gene encoding co-chaperone GroES, producing the protein MSTATKTVLKPLEDRVVVKTLEAEQTTASGLVIPDTAKEKPQEGEILAVGPGRWDDEGDKRIPLDVNVGDVVLYSKYGGTEVKYDGEEYLVLSARDILAVVEK; encoded by the coding sequence GTGTCGACCGCCACCAAGACCGTGCTGAAGCCGCTCGAGGACCGCGTCGTGGTCAAGACCCTGGAGGCCGAGCAGACGACGGCTTCCGGTCTGGTCATCCCGGACACCGCCAAGGAGAAGCCCCAGGAGGGCGAGATCCTGGCCGTCGGTCCCGGCCGCTGGGACGACGAGGGTGACAAGCGCATCCCGCTGGACGTGAACGTCGGCGACGTCGTCCTGTACAGCAAGTACGGCGGCACCGAGGTCAAGTACGACGGCGAGGAGTACCTGGTCCTCTCCGCCCGCGACATCCTCGCGGTCGTCGAGAAGTAG